The following nucleotide sequence is from Thermoanaerobaculia bacterium.
CGAAGAGCAGGGCGAGGCCGACGCTTCCGAGCCGCACGAACTCGTCGAGATGCTCCTTCGAGAAGGGCTCCTTCTCGGCCGTGCCCTGGATCTCGACGAACCGTCCCGACTTCGTGCCCACGAGGTTGCAGTCCACCTCGGCCGCGGAGTCCTCGTCGTAGCGGAGGTCGAGGAGCGTCGCCCCTTCGTGCCGTCCGACCGAGACCGCCGCGACCGTTTCGCGCATCGGCCAGTTCCGCAGGAAGTGCTGGTCGGCGACTCTCGCGAACGCGCAGGCGAGCGCGACGCACGCGCCCGTGATCGACGCGCAGCGTGTGCCGCCGTCGGCCTGGAGCACGTCACAGTCGAGTGTGAAAGTCCGCTCGCCGAACGCGGTGAGATCGACGACGCTCCGCAGCGCGCGCCCGATCAGACGCTGGATCTCCATCGTGCGGCCGCCCTGCTTTCCCTTCGCGGCTTCGCGCGCCGATCGCGTGTGGGTCGCGCGCGGCAGCATCCCGTACTCCGCGGTGACCCAGCCGGTTCCCGTCCCCTTGAGGAACGGCGGGACCTTGTCCTCGATCGAAACGGTGCAGAGGACGCGCGTTTCCCCCTGGGTGATGAGCGCCGATCCCTCCGCCCAGCGCGAGGCGCCGGTCTCGATCGCGACGGGACGGATCTCGTCCGGAAGACGGCCGTCCCCGCGCCGCCCGTCGGTGCGCGGCTCTCCGTTTCGCCGCCGGTCGGCGGCCGCCCTTTCCTCTCGCCGTCCCGTTTTCGTCACAGGTTCCCCGTGATCTCGACGTGCTCGAGCCGGTCGATCGGCCGGCCGAGAAATCTCTCGGCGACGGCGCGGAAACGCTCCGCCGCGTCGGTCACGCAGACATGGTATTCCGATTCCTCTTCGTT
It contains:
- the rph gene encoding ribonuclease PH; amino-acid sequence: MTKTGRREERAAADRRRNGEPRTDGRRGDGRLPDEIRPVAIETGASRWAEGSALITQGETRVLCTVSIEDKVPPFLKGTGTGWVTAEYGMLPRATHTRSAREAAKGKQGGRTMEIQRLIGRALRSVVDLTAFGERTFTLDCDVLQADGGTRCASITGACVALACAFARVADQHFLRNWPMRETVAAVSVGRHEGATLLDLRYDEDSAAEVDCNLVGTKSGRFVEIQGTAEKEPFSKEHLDEFVRLGSVGLALLFEIQRAAIDPAIAGLGLSETAFRRT